From the genome of Parazoarcus communis, one region includes:
- a CDS encoding L,D-transpeptidase family protein, with translation MKNRINSPIRAVLLFPLFIAALLPGVAAANDNAVSAELRAQLQPVIEGRAHDSKVRAELARAYAARDFAPLWQAPAKRQQLLAEIEALADDGLNPDHYLAELLRKPLAASGTAVQRAQDDIRISEACTAALNHLQRGVLDPARAGHYWHTSSLPAPNLPSPAAQLGKPGDADLAALFNRFRPKTELYTALRKAMAEARREQAGAGLPQVSPGPTLKSGVSSARVIELRARLIASAYLDAQDSFSPQMDDTLVEAVRAFQRDQGLEADGAVGPITLGALNRSLAERQAMLRINLERSRWLAARQQGEYVLVDIAGYRLTYFRDGAPLWSARTQVGTAARETPELFSRITHFTINPTWTVPPTILRKDIIPKASTDPAYLASRNIRVLDRDGDEVDPATVDWSNTSGLTLRQDAGDGAALGKVAIRFSNPYAIYLHDTPNQRQFKRSTRAFSSGCVRVEDALDLARLLIEGNGGDAHVARFESVLASGKTGNLSLAGSVPIIIAYLTAAPDAEGRITYRPDIYSRDAELMAALDTVSK, from the coding sequence ATGAAAAATCGTATTAACTCCCCAATCCGGGCAGTCCTGTTATTCCCGCTGTTTATTGCCGCCCTGCTACCCGGCGTCGCAGCGGCGAACGACAACGCGGTCAGCGCCGAACTGCGCGCGCAGTTGCAGCCCGTGATCGAGGGCCGCGCCCATGACAGCAAGGTGCGCGCAGAACTTGCCCGCGCGTATGCCGCACGAGACTTCGCACCATTGTGGCAAGCGCCTGCAAAGCGCCAGCAGTTGCTCGCCGAGATCGAGGCCCTCGCGGATGACGGCCTGAACCCAGATCACTACCTGGCTGAGCTCCTGCGCAAACCGCTTGCGGCGTCAGGCACTGCCGTGCAGCGCGCGCAGGACGACATCCGGATCAGCGAAGCGTGTACCGCAGCCCTGAATCATCTGCAGCGCGGCGTGCTCGACCCGGCCCGCGCAGGCCACTACTGGCACACCTCCTCGCTGCCTGCACCGAATCTGCCCTCCCCGGCGGCCCAGCTCGGCAAGCCCGGTGACGCCGACCTTGCGGCCCTGTTCAACCGGTTTCGCCCAAAGACGGAGCTCTATACCGCGCTGCGCAAGGCCATGGCTGAAGCCCGTCGGGAGCAGGCCGGGGCCGGCCTGCCTCAGGTGTCACCCGGCCCGACGCTCAAGTCCGGCGTGAGCAGCGCCCGCGTCATCGAACTGCGGGCAAGACTCATTGCCAGTGCCTATCTCGACGCACAGGACAGCTTCAGCCCGCAGATGGACGACACGCTGGTCGAGGCCGTGCGGGCATTTCAGCGCGACCAGGGTCTGGAGGCGGATGGTGCGGTCGGCCCGATCACGCTCGGCGCACTGAACCGCAGCCTCGCGGAACGTCAGGCCATGCTCCGCATCAATCTCGAGCGTTCGCGCTGGCTCGCTGCCCGCCAGCAGGGCGAATACGTGCTGGTGGATATAGCGGGCTATCGCCTCACCTACTTCCGCGACGGCGCCCCCCTGTGGTCGGCCAGAACCCAGGTCGGAACAGCGGCGCGGGAAACACCGGAACTGTTCTCGCGCATCACCCACTTCACCATCAACCCGACCTGGACCGTACCGCCGACCATCCTCAGGAAGGACATCATCCCCAAGGCCAGCACCGACCCGGCGTACCTGGCCAGCCGCAATATCCGTGTTCTCGACCGCGACGGCGACGAGGTCGACCCCGCCACCGTCGACTGGAGCAACACGTCCGGCCTGACCCTGCGCCAGGATGCCGGCGATGGCGCAGCCTTGGGCAAGGTCGCGATCCGCTTCTCCAACCCCTACGCGATCTACCTGCACGACACCCCCAACCAGCGCCAGTTCAAGCGCAGCACGCGCGCATTCAGCTCTGGCTGTGTGCGGGTTGAGGACGCACTCGACCTGGCCAGGCTGCTGATCGAGGGCAACGGCGGCGACGCCCATGTGGCGCGTTTCGAGTCGGTGCTGGCCAGCGGAAAGACCGGCAATCTGAGCCTCGCGGGCTCCGTCCCGATCATCATCGCCTACCTCACCGCCGCCCCGGACGCCGAAGGTCGCATCACCTACCGCCCCGACATCTACAGCCGCGATGCCGAGCTGATGGCAGCCCTCGATACGGTCTCGAAGTAA
- a CDS encoding murein L,D-transpeptidase catalytic domain family protein has product MNVLLRKAALVLGLPLFVLSSNASAGSSDALLEAQLSAAAPNLAPKVLKLALSAMQCATASGVESSSRLAVIDYSLSANVPRMWVFDLDKRQVLHEELVAHGRNSGDELATSFSNRVGSNQSSIGLFRTGETYDGRNGYSLRMQGLEPGVNDNAYERAIVIHGASYVDPNFIEENGRLGRSQGCPAVADGVARRVIDHLKEGQFVFSYYPDRKWLASSRYLRCNESAVAAARATMQDLGS; this is encoded by the coding sequence ATGAACGTTTTGCTTCGAAAGGCAGCCCTCGTGCTGGGCCTGCCTCTGTTTGTGCTGTCTTCAAATGCGTCGGCGGGCTCGTCGGACGCACTTCTCGAGGCGCAGCTTTCCGCTGCTGCGCCAAATCTTGCACCCAAGGTGCTCAAACTTGCCTTGTCCGCCATGCAGTGCGCGACGGCGTCAGGGGTTGAATCGTCGAGTCGTCTGGCGGTAATCGACTACTCGCTGTCTGCCAACGTGCCGCGCATGTGGGTGTTCGATCTCGACAAGCGGCAGGTGCTGCACGAGGAACTGGTCGCACACGGTCGCAACTCCGGTGATGAGCTCGCCACCAGCTTCTCCAATCGCGTCGGCAGCAACCAGAGCAGTATCGGCCTGTTTCGCACTGGCGAAACCTACGACGGTCGCAACGGCTACTCCCTGCGCATGCAGGGACTCGAGCCCGGTGTGAACGACAACGCTTACGAGCGTGCGATCGTGATCCACGGGGCCTCGTATGTCGATCCGAACTTCATCGAGGAAAACGGCCGCCTTGGTCGCAGCCAGGGCTGTCCTGCCGTGGCGGACGGCGTTGCCCGCAGGGTGATAGACCATCTGAAGGAAGGGCAGTTCGTTTTCTCCTACTACCCTGACCGCAAGTGGCTGGCCTCATCGCGCTACCTGCGTTGCAACGAGTCTGCCGTGGCGGCCGCCCGCGCGACGATGCAGGATCTGGGTAGCTGA
- a CDS encoding PHB depolymerase family esterase, which translates to MAMLAASSLVVLAPAMAEDLPAYVLDLPQTTVSGISSGAFMAVQFGTAHAATISGVAATAGGPYFCAGRDSWAGSGVGKVMARCMQGDPSYPAQPITDINLSDMHAAARAWSARGLNDDVSNLQRQRVWIFHGYNDGIVKRPVSDALHTWYAGLVPETQIFYKNELRAAHAQVSASCADVSGAACNPCATTGGIFINSCPDGDAGAPTYDAAGAALQLFYGPLARSASASLKGQVREFDQRPFIQRGGQPLNPIRASMADTGYLYVPAECAAGEACRLHVAFHGCEQQAGLIGKDFVTRAGFNEWADANRIVVLYPQTAATSAVPITPFNPKGCWDWWGYTDFGYDMPGHYATRDGVQISAIWRMVEKLASGGAGRVAPVATQMPDLRVVDRSADQVALAWTPVAGAAGYRIYRGEGADAGVGSVMHAVTAVTLDGPSWVDRGLQPQTTYRYLVRAVDASGTEGLSSAQLMVSTGATPPACDPYFSLAKDRVVGRNNRPTSAVCP; encoded by the coding sequence GTGGCGATGCTGGCGGCAAGTTCGCTGGTGGTGCTGGCGCCCGCCATGGCAGAGGATCTGCCCGCATACGTGCTCGACTTGCCGCAAACGACGGTGTCCGGCATTTCTTCGGGCGCCTTCATGGCGGTGCAGTTCGGTACCGCGCATGCGGCCACCATCAGCGGGGTTGCTGCCACAGCGGGCGGTCCGTACTTTTGCGCCGGACGCGATTCATGGGCAGGCAGCGGGGTGGGCAAGGTGATGGCGCGTTGCATGCAGGGCGACCCGTCCTACCCGGCGCAGCCGATTACCGATATCAACCTGAGTGACATGCATGCCGCTGCCCGCGCATGGTCTGCCCGTGGCCTGAACGACGACGTGAGCAATCTGCAGCGTCAGCGGGTGTGGATCTTTCACGGTTACAACGACGGCATCGTCAAGCGTCCTGTCAGCGATGCCTTGCACACCTGGTACGCAGGTCTTGTTCCAGAAACCCAGATCTTCTACAAGAACGAACTGCGTGCGGCGCATGCGCAGGTCTCGGCGAGCTGTGCGGACGTCAGTGGCGCGGCGTGCAATCCGTGTGCGACGACGGGCGGGATATTCATCAACAGCTGCCCCGACGGCGATGCCGGGGCGCCCACTTACGACGCCGCAGGCGCTGCGCTGCAGCTGTTCTACGGGCCACTGGCACGCAGCGCATCTGCCAGTCTCAAGGGGCAGGTACGCGAGTTCGACCAGCGCCCCTTCATCCAGCGTGGTGGCCAGCCGCTGAACCCGATCCGGGCGTCGATGGCGGACACGGGCTATCTGTATGTGCCGGCCGAATGCGCTGCTGGTGAAGCCTGCCGCTTGCATGTGGCTTTCCACGGTTGCGAGCAGCAGGCCGGACTGATCGGGAAAGACTTTGTGACCCGCGCTGGCTTCAACGAATGGGCCGATGCCAACCGTATCGTCGTGCTCTATCCGCAGACCGCCGCCACCAGCGCGGTACCGATTACGCCCTTCAATCCGAAGGGGTGCTGGGACTGGTGGGGTTACACCGATTTCGGCTACGACATGCCCGGCCACTATGCGACCCGCGACGGGGTGCAGATTTCCGCGATCTGGCGCATGGTGGAAAAGCTCGCCAGCGGTGGCGCAGGACGCGTTGCGCCCGTCGCGACGCAGATGCCCGACTTGAGGGTGGTCGACCGTTCTGCGGATCAGGTTGCGCTGGCATGGACGCCGGTTGCCGGTGCTGCCGGCTACCGGATCTATCGTGGGGAAGGCGCGGACGCGGGCGTCGGCAGCGTCATGCATGCGGTGACGGCGGTGACGCTCGATGGACCGTCCTGGGTGGATCGCGGGCTGCAGCCGCAGACCACGTATCGTTATCTCGTGCGTGCGGTCGATGCCAGCGGCACCGAGGGGCTGTCTTCCGCGCAGCTCATGGTCAGCACCGGCGCGACGCCACCTGCCTGCGATCCGTATTTTTCGCTGGCGAAGGATCGTGTGGTGGGGCGCAACAACAGGCCGACGAGTGCGGTTTGCCCGTGA
- the aceB gene encoding malate synthase A, with the protein MSLNLPQGMQINAPIEARFDEILTPEALAFVAKLHRAFEPRRRELLQARIDRQARIDAGEMPDFLPETQHIRDGDWQVAPLPKALECRRVEITGPVERKMIINAFNSGADSYMTDFEDSNSPNWSNQIQGQVNLFDAVRRKISYTNEAGKEYRLNDKIATMQVRPRGWHLDEKHVLVDGERVSGGLFDFALFFFHNAREQLSRGFGPFFYLPKLESHLEARLWNDIFCMAQDEIGLPRGTIKATVLLETILATFEMEEILYELREHSAGLNAGRWDYIFSCIKKFKKNTDFCLANRATINMEVPFMRSYALALVQACHKRGAPAIGGMSALIPIKSDPEANEKAMAGIRHDKNRDANDGYDGGWVAHPGLVPIAMEAFTKVLGDRPNQWDKQVGGNYGPSDWLDFQPEQPITEAGVRNNINVGIHYLGSWLAGNGCVPIHNLMEDAATAEIARSQIWQWVVSPKGRMDDGREVTAELIRSMIPEELAKVKATVSAQGEQTATYDQAAGIFEKMSLTPDFPEFLTLPLYEAMD; encoded by the coding sequence ATGAGCCTCAACCTGCCCCAGGGCATGCAGATCAACGCCCCGATCGAAGCCCGTTTCGACGAAATCCTCACCCCCGAAGCCCTCGCCTTCGTCGCCAAGCTGCATCGTGCCTTCGAGCCCCGCCGCCGCGAACTGCTGCAGGCACGTATCGACCGCCAGGCCCGCATCGACGCCGGCGAGATGCCCGACTTCCTCCCCGAAACGCAGCACATCCGCGATGGCGACTGGCAGGTTGCCCCGCTGCCGAAGGCGCTGGAATGCCGCCGGGTGGAGATCACCGGTCCGGTCGAGCGCAAGATGATCATCAACGCCTTCAACTCGGGCGCTGACTCCTACATGACCGACTTCGAAGACTCGAACAGCCCCAACTGGTCCAACCAGATCCAGGGTCAGGTCAACCTGTTCGACGCGGTGCGCCGCAAGATCAGCTACACCAATGAAGCCGGCAAGGAGTACCGCCTCAACGACAAGATCGCCACCATGCAGGTGCGCCCGCGCGGCTGGCATCTGGACGAAAAGCATGTGCTGGTCGATGGCGAGCGCGTGTCCGGCGGCCTGTTCGACTTCGCCCTGTTCTTCTTCCACAACGCCCGCGAGCAACTGTCGCGCGGCTTCGGCCCCTTCTTCTACCTGCCCAAGCTCGAGAGCCACCTCGAAGCCCGTCTGTGGAACGACATCTTCTGCATGGCGCAGGACGAGATCGGCCTGCCGCGCGGCACGATCAAGGCCACCGTGCTGCTCGAAACCATTCTCGCCACCTTCGAGATGGAAGAGATCCTGTACGAACTGCGCGAACACTCCGCCGGCCTCAACGCCGGGCGCTGGGACTACATCTTCTCGTGCATCAAGAAGTTCAAGAAGAACACCGACTTCTGCCTCGCCAACCGCGCCACGATCAACATGGAAGTGCCCTTCATGCGCAGCTATGCGCTCGCCCTGGTGCAGGCCTGCCACAAGCGCGGCGCCCCGGCCATCGGCGGCATGAGCGCGCTGATCCCGATCAAGAGCGATCCGGAAGCCAACGAAAAAGCCATGGCTGGCATCCGTCACGACAAGAATCGCGACGCCAACGACGGCTATGACGGCGGCTGGGTGGCACATCCGGGCCTGGTGCCGATCGCGATGGAAGCCTTCACCAAGGTGCTGGGCGACCGCCCCAACCAGTGGGACAAGCAGGTCGGCGGCAACTACGGCCCCAGCGACTGGCTCGACTTCCAGCCCGAGCAGCCGATCACCGAGGCTGGCGTGCGCAACAACATCAACGTCGGCATCCACTATCTCGGCAGCTGGCTGGCCGGCAACGGCTGCGTGCCCATCCACAACCTGATGGAGGACGCGGCTACCGCCGAGATCGCACGCTCGCAGATCTGGCAGTGGGTGGTGTCGCCCAAGGGACGCATGGACGATGGCCGTGAAGTGACGGCCGAGCTGATCCGCAGCATGATTCCGGAAGAGCTGGCCAAGGTGAAGGCCACGGTGTCGGCGCAGGGCGAACAGACCGCGACCTACGATCAGGCCGCAGGCATCTTCGAGAAGATGAGCCTCACGCCCGACTTCCCCGAGTTCCTGACCCTGCCGCTGTACGAGGCAATGGACTGA
- a CDS encoding sulfite exporter TauE/SafE family protein codes for MELTDIAIIAFAALAAGAVNSVAGGGTFFSFPALLAIGVPPVVANASNSVSLWPASLASAWAFRRELARFSRCLPMLTVVAFAGGIVGGLLLLATSNAAFARLIPWLLLLATLLFAFSRQISSALKRFRPLPTAGNTHRIGRGGFVFQLAVSIYGGFFGAGMGILMIAALAIQGFEDMHEINALKNWLSTVIYSVAVATFTIAGAVSWPHTVVMLVTGTLGGYLGARVARQLPAALIRSFVILIGAVLTIYYFGKTA; via the coding sequence ATGGAACTCACCGATATCGCAATCATTGCCTTCGCCGCACTCGCTGCGGGCGCGGTGAACTCCGTTGCCGGTGGCGGGACCTTCTTCTCCTTTCCGGCCCTGCTCGCCATCGGCGTGCCGCCAGTTGTCGCGAATGCAAGCAACTCGGTTTCGCTGTGGCCGGCCAGCCTCGCGAGTGCGTGGGCTTTTCGACGGGAGCTGGCACGTTTCTCCCGCTGCCTGCCGATGCTGACCGTGGTGGCCTTCGCCGGCGGAATCGTCGGTGGCCTGCTCCTGCTCGCCACCTCCAACGCAGCCTTCGCACGGCTGATTCCGTGGCTGCTGCTGCTCGCCACCCTGCTGTTCGCCTTCAGCCGGCAGATTTCCAGCGCACTGAAACGGTTTCGCCCGCTGCCGACTGCGGGCAACACACACCGCATCGGCCGTGGCGGCTTTGTGTTCCAGCTGGCCGTGTCGATCTATGGCGGGTTCTTCGGTGCGGGCATGGGCATCCTGATGATTGCAGCGCTTGCAATCCAGGGCTTTGAAGACATGCATGAGATCAACGCGCTGAAGAACTGGCTCTCCACGGTGATCTACAGCGTGGCCGTCGCCACCTTCACCATCGCCGGCGCGGTGTCCTGGCCGCACACCGTGGTGATGCTGGTCACCGGCACGCTGGGCGGATACCTCGGCGCCCGTGTGGCTCGGCAACTGCCTGCCGCCCTGATCCGCAGCTTCGTCATCCTGATCGGCGCCGTGCTGACCATTTACTACTTCGGCAAAACCGCCTGA
- a CDS encoding LysR family transcriptional regulator codes for MDQLKQIESFVSVSSRGSLSAAARAEGVTPAVIGRRLDALEQRLGVKLLVRTTRSITLTFEGSAFLEDCQRILNDLSNAEASVSLGGVKPSGHLRISAPAGFGRRHVAPLVRNYLHDNPDVSCTLDLTDRLVDLVNEGIDCAIRIGELADSSLVSVRLAENRRVVVASPDYLVRHGVPASPDDLDNHVCLSLGQQRGWLFSDGSGNTTMMKVDGRLDCNDGAVLHEWALAGEGLAWRSLWEVAADLRAGRLVSVLDDFAAPANGVYAVFPHRRNLALRVRAFIDYLKACYGSAGYWLGAGTGDVTMTW; via the coding sequence ATGGACCAGCTCAAGCAGATTGAAAGCTTCGTAAGTGTCTCGAGTCGAGGCAGCCTTTCGGCTGCTGCGCGCGCCGAGGGTGTGACCCCCGCGGTGATCGGACGCCGGCTTGATGCGCTGGAGCAGCGTCTCGGCGTCAAGCTGCTGGTGCGCACCACGCGCAGCATCACGCTCACCTTCGAAGGCAGTGCCTTTCTCGAAGACTGCCAGCGCATCCTCAATGACCTCTCCAACGCCGAAGCCTCGGTCAGTCTGGGTGGGGTGAAGCCGAGCGGACATCTGCGCATCTCGGCGCCAGCGGGTTTCGGGCGTCGCCATGTGGCACCGCTGGTGCGCAACTATCTGCACGACAATCCGGACGTAAGCTGCACGCTGGACCTGACCGACCGCCTGGTCGACCTCGTCAATGAAGGCATCGACTGTGCGATCCGCATCGGTGAGCTGGCCGATTCCAGTCTGGTGTCGGTGCGGCTGGCAGAGAACCGCCGGGTGGTGGTCGCCAGCCCGGACTATCTGGTCCGGCACGGTGTTCCGGCTTCACCTGACGATCTGGACAATCACGTCTGCCTGTCGCTGGGGCAGCAGCGCGGGTGGCTGTTCTCCGACGGCAGCGGGAACACCACGATGATGAAGGTCGACGGTCGTCTGGACTGCAACGACGGCGCCGTGCTTCACGAGTGGGCGCTGGCGGGCGAGGGTCTTGCGTGGCGCTCGCTATGGGAAGTGGCGGCAGATCTGCGTGCTGGCAGGCTGGTGTCGGTGCTGGACGACTTTGCCGCGCCTGCCAATGGGGTGTACGCCGTGTTTCCGCACCGCCGTAATCTGGCGCTGCGGGTGCGGGCTTTTATCGATTATCTGAAGGCGTGCTACGGCAGCGCCGGCTACTGGCTGGGCGCAGGCACGGGGGACGTCACGATGACCTGGTAA
- a CDS encoding GlcG/HbpS family heme-binding protein yields MRTIQQLTLEDVKRIAAAAEAEAVAKSWAVTIAICDAGGHPLWLQRMDGAPLMSTTIAPDKARTCVLTGKPSKVYEDMVNNGRYAALRLPVVPLEGGEPIIVDGTVIGAVGVSGVKAGEDAIVARAGVAAL; encoded by the coding sequence ATGAGAACAATTCAACAACTCACACTTGAAGACGTAAAGCGCATTGCCGCTGCGGCCGAGGCCGAGGCCGTCGCAAAAAGCTGGGCCGTGACCATCGCGATCTGCGATGCCGGCGGACACCCGCTGTGGCTGCAACGCATGGACGGCGCCCCGCTGATGAGCACGACGATCGCACCGGACAAGGCCCGCACCTGCGTGCTTACCGGCAAGCCCAGCAAGGTTTATGAGGACATGGTGAATAACGGGCGCTACGCTGCACTGCGACTGCCAGTCGTGCCGCTCGAAGGCGGCGAGCCGATCATTGTCGATGGCACGGTGATCGGCGCTGTCGGCGTGTCCGGCGTGAAGGCAGGCGAAGATGCGATCGTCGCGCGCGCGGGTGTCGCAGCACTCTGA
- a CDS encoding glycerate kinase type-2 family protein gives MNATPREVLAAMFAAAVNSAQPEHCIPPHLPAPPKGRTLVIGAGKASAAMARTLEQHWTGPLEGLVVTRYGYAVPCERIEIVEAAHPVPDAAGREAASRMLAMVDGLSADDLVICLISGGGSALLPLPGAGVTLEDKQAISRALLRSGASITEMNCVRRHLSAIKGGRLAAACHPARVVNLLISDVPGDNPMDIASGPTVADSSSCADALEIVRRYGIELPDAARALLETGAGETIKPADERLASVSTHLIATPQQALEAAADVARAAGITPVLLGDRLEGEARDVGKVLAGVALQVRTHGQPVPPPCVLLSGGETTVTVRGNGRGGRNVEFLLALAIALDAAPGIDAVAGDTDGVDGQEEVAGAFIGPDTLARAWEKGIRPRDSLDNNDGHGFFEALGDALVTGPTLTNVNDFRAILIT, from the coding sequence ATGAACGCCACGCCCCGTGAAGTGCTCGCGGCCATGTTTGCCGCCGCCGTCAATTCCGCCCAGCCCGAACACTGCATTCCGCCTCACCTGCCCGCCCCCCCGAAGGGACGCACCCTCGTCATCGGCGCCGGCAAGGCATCGGCGGCGATGGCACGCACACTGGAGCAGCACTGGACGGGTCCACTCGAAGGGCTGGTCGTCACCCGCTACGGCTATGCCGTGCCCTGCGAGCGCATCGAGATCGTCGAAGCCGCGCATCCGGTGCCGGATGCCGCCGGTCGCGAGGCCGCCAGCCGCATGCTCGCCATGGTGGATGGGCTGAGTGCCGACGACCTGGTGATCTGCCTGATCTCGGGTGGCGGCTCGGCCCTGCTCCCCTTGCCCGGCGCAGGCGTCACGCTCGAGGACAAGCAGGCCATCAGTCGCGCCTTGCTCAGATCGGGCGCAAGCATCACCGAGATGAACTGCGTGCGACGCCACCTCTCCGCCATCAAGGGCGGCAGACTTGCGGCAGCCTGCCACCCTGCACGCGTGGTGAATCTGCTGATCTCGGATGTGCCGGGCGACAACCCGATGGACATCGCGTCCGGCCCGACCGTGGCCGACTCGAGCAGCTGCGCGGATGCGCTTGAAATCGTGCGGCGCTATGGCATCGAACTGCCGGATGCGGCGCGAGCCCTGCTCGAAACCGGCGCGGGCGAGACCATCAAACCCGCGGATGAACGCCTGGCCAGTGTCAGTACGCACCTGATCGCGACGCCGCAACAGGCGCTCGAGGCGGCAGCTGACGTGGCACGCGCGGCCGGCATCACCCCTGTGCTGCTCGGCGACCGTCTTGAAGGCGAAGCGCGGGACGTGGGCAAGGTGCTGGCCGGAGTCGCGCTGCAGGTGCGCACCCACGGCCAGCCCGTACCGCCGCCCTGCGTGCTGCTCTCCGGCGGCGAAACCACCGTCACCGTGCGCGGTAACGGCCGTGGCGGGCGCAACGTCGAGTTTCTGCTGGCGCTGGCGATTGCGCTCGATGCGGCACCCGGTATCGACGCAGTGGCGGGCGACACCGACGGTGTCGATGGGCAGGAAGAAGTTGCCGGCGCCTTCATCGGCCCCGACACCCTCGCCCGGGCGTGGGAGAAAGGCATCCGTCCGCGCGACAGCCTCGACAACAACGACGGCCACGGTTTCTTCGAGGCGCTTGGCGATGCACTCGTCACCGGCCCCACACTCACCAACGTGAATGACTTCCGCGCCATCCTGATCACCTGA
- a CDS encoding DUF3830 family protein, whose protein sequence is MRHIAIDVGSFHFVARLEEAAAPLTSAAFLKLLPFTSKVIHSRWSGEAVWVPMGEFDTGLDFENHTNHPSRGDVLFYPGGFSETEILFAYGSSQFASKMGQLAGNHFLTVIEGNELLMEMGRTVLWKGAQEITFTDLGER, encoded by the coding sequence ATGCGTCACATTGCCATTGATGTCGGTTCTTTTCACTTTGTCGCCCGCCTCGAAGAGGCCGCAGCGCCGCTCACCAGCGCAGCCTTCCTCAAGCTGCTGCCTTTCACCAGCAAGGTCATCCATTCGCGCTGGAGCGGCGAGGCGGTCTGGGTACCAATGGGCGAGTTCGACACCGGACTCGACTTCGAGAACCACACCAACCACCCTTCGCGCGGCGATGTGCTGTTCTACCCCGGCGGCTTCTCCGAAACCGAGATCCTGTTCGCCTATGGCAGCAGCCAGTTCGCCAGCAAGATGGGGCAGCTGGCCGGCAACCACTTCCTGACCGTCATCGAGGGCAACGAACTGCTCATGGAGATGGGCCGTACCGTGCTGTGGAAGGGCGCGCAGGAGATCACCTTCACCGATCTCGGCGAGCGCTGA
- the hyi gene encoding hydroxypyruvate isomerase — translation MPRFTANITLLFNEHDFLDRFQAAASAGFEGIELQFPYAFDKDTVAERLDRSGLPLVLHNLPAGDWDAGERGIACDPARVGEFQDGVGRAIEYAQALRCQQLNCLAGIAPAGVPAETVHQTFVDNLRFAAEALKRAGIRLLIEPVNTWDIPGFHLCRTAQAIDIIETVGSDNLYLQYDIYHAQRMEGELGNTIARHLPKIAHMQLADTPGRHEPGSGEINFAWLFRHIDQLGYQGWIGCEYKPAAGTVEGLGWMKALAD, via the coding sequence ATGCCCAGGTTCACCGCCAACATCACCCTGCTGTTCAACGAGCACGATTTTCTCGACCGCTTCCAGGCTGCTGCCAGTGCGGGATTTGAAGGGATCGAACTCCAGTTTCCGTATGCCTTCGACAAGGACACGGTCGCGGAGCGACTGGATCGCAGCGGGCTTCCGCTGGTGCTGCACAACCTGCCCGCAGGCGACTGGGACGCGGGTGAGCGCGGCATTGCCTGCGATCCGGCGCGGGTTGGCGAGTTTCAGGACGGTGTCGGTCGCGCAATCGAATACGCTCAGGCCCTCCGCTGCCAGCAGCTGAACTGCCTCGCCGGCATTGCGCCGGCAGGCGTGCCCGCCGAGACGGTGCACCAGACCTTCGTCGACAACCTGCGCTTTGCCGCCGAGGCGCTGAAGCGGGCGGGTATCCGCCTGCTGATCGAACCGGTGAATACCTGGGACATCCCCGGCTTTCATCTTTGCCGCACCGCGCAGGCAATAGACATCATCGAAACGGTCGGTTCCGACAACCTGTACCTGCAGTACGACATCTATCACGCGCAGCGCATGGAGGGCGAACTGGGCAACACGATCGCCCGTCATCTCCCGAAGATCGCCCACATGCAGCTTGCCGACACACCGGGGCGGCACGAACCGGGCAGCGGAGAGATCAATTTCGCATGGCTGTTCCGGCATATCGACCAGCTTGGCTATCAGGGCTGGATCGGCTGCGAATACAAACCGGCTGCCGGTACGGTCGAAGGGCTGGGCTGGATGAAGGCGCTTGCTGACTGA